A single region of the Marinobacter nanhaiticus D15-8W genome encodes:
- a CDS encoding xanthine dehydrogenase family protein molybdopterin-binding subunit, translating into MNQGNDIVNPVADSNPADQAAHGLTRRGFLKGSAAVAASLMIGVHLPGRANAQTAAASDAALSPNAFVRINQDSTVTVIVKHIEFGQGPVTGLSTLVAEELDADWDQMRAELAPANTEKYANKLFGLQGTGGSTAMASSYEPMRQAGAAARAVLVQAAANRWGVDASEITVSKGTISHSTSNQSASFGELVAEASQLEVPAEPKLKSPDQFNLIGTQVRKLDTRDKTNGKQNFTLDLYPDNMVVATILHPPQFGAALASLDDSKARQVKGVIDVKAVPAGVAVYAEDTYAALKGRKALDVKWDAGKAEKRSTIQMEQEYSQAAAKPGLDARKEGDVESALESADQIIEAEYFFPFLAHAPMETLDAVVQFRDGKVTAWMGTQIQTLDRGALAGVFGVDQSNVTLYTEYAGGSFGRRAQPGGDFASEAAQVTKALGSDRPVKLMWTRENDIQGGRYRPLAVHKLRGGLDKDGNIVAWDQQIAVQSFMKGTAFEDFMIKDGIDESAVAGSKELPYGIPNLRIGQHLMENGVPTLWWRSVEHTHNAYANETFLDELIERSGKDPVETRLKLLGDKHPRHRGVLEKAAEIAGAAGSVPDGRARGVAVHKSFGSYVAQIAEVSEGANGEPRVHRIWCAVDCGVPVNPDVIRAQMEGGIGYGIGAVLYDAITLDHEGKVEQANFDRYRSLRINEMPEVEVAVIPSTEPPTGVGEPGTPPSGPAIANAWRRLTGKSVHRLPLVPFTA; encoded by the coding sequence ATGAACCAGGGTAACGACATCGTCAATCCGGTCGCCGATTCCAATCCAGCAGACCAAGCGGCCCATGGCCTGACACGGCGAGGCTTTCTCAAAGGTTCGGCGGCGGTTGCCGCCAGTCTCATGATAGGTGTGCATCTTCCAGGGCGGGCGAATGCCCAGACCGCGGCGGCCTCCGATGCGGCGCTTTCCCCGAATGCCTTCGTGCGGATCAACCAGGACAGTACCGTCACGGTGATCGTCAAGCACATCGAGTTTGGTCAGGGGCCGGTAACGGGGCTATCGACTCTGGTCGCCGAAGAACTGGACGCCGATTGGGACCAGATGCGTGCGGAACTGGCGCCGGCGAATACCGAGAAATACGCTAATAAGCTGTTTGGCCTGCAGGGCACTGGAGGCTCTACGGCTATGGCCAGTTCCTATGAACCCATGCGACAGGCCGGCGCCGCTGCACGCGCAGTCCTGGTTCAGGCTGCGGCCAATCGCTGGGGCGTGGATGCCAGCGAAATTACCGTCAGTAAGGGAACGATCAGTCATAGCACAAGTAACCAGAGTGCCTCTTTCGGCGAGTTGGTCGCTGAGGCTTCGCAGCTTGAAGTGCCGGCGGAGCCAAAACTGAAAAGCCCGGACCAGTTCAACCTGATCGGCACCCAGGTTCGTAAGCTGGACACCCGCGACAAGACCAACGGCAAGCAGAACTTCACCCTGGATCTTTATCCCGACAACATGGTCGTGGCCACCATCCTGCACCCGCCCCAGTTCGGCGCAGCCCTGGCGTCCCTCGATGACAGCAAGGCGCGACAGGTGAAGGGCGTTATCGACGTCAAAGCGGTCCCGGCAGGAGTCGCTGTCTACGCAGAAGATACCTACGCGGCCCTGAAAGGACGGAAGGCACTCGACGTTAAATGGGATGCGGGCAAGGCCGAAAAGCGCTCCACCATCCAAATGGAGCAGGAATACAGTCAGGCCGCTGCCAAACCCGGTCTGGATGCCCGTAAGGAAGGAGACGTGGAGAGCGCCCTGGAGTCAGCCGACCAGATCATCGAAGCCGAATACTTCTTCCCCTTTCTCGCCCACGCCCCGATGGAAACACTGGATGCGGTAGTACAGTTCCGCGATGGCAAGGTAACCGCCTGGATGGGAACGCAAATCCAGACGCTGGACAGGGGCGCGCTGGCCGGTGTCTTCGGGGTCGACCAGAGTAACGTCACGCTATACACCGAGTATGCGGGTGGCAGTTTCGGTCGGCGTGCCCAGCCAGGTGGCGACTTCGCTAGCGAGGCGGCTCAGGTGACGAAGGCGCTGGGTTCGGACCGGCCGGTGAAGCTCATGTGGACCCGGGAGAACGATATCCAGGGCGGCCGCTATCGGCCGCTGGCGGTTCACAAGCTGCGCGGTGGTCTGGATAAGGACGGCAATATCGTCGCCTGGGACCAGCAGATTGCCGTGCAATCCTTCATGAAGGGAACCGCCTTCGAGGATTTCATGATCAAGGACGGCATCGACGAGAGTGCAGTGGCAGGGTCCAAGGAACTGCCCTATGGCATTCCCAACCTGCGCATCGGCCAGCACCTGATGGAGAATGGTGTGCCGACCTTGTGGTGGCGTTCCGTTGAGCACACCCATAACGCCTACGCCAACGAAACCTTTCTCGACGAGTTGATCGAACGGTCCGGCAAGGATCCCGTCGAGACGCGGCTCAAGTTGTTGGGCGACAAGCATCCTCGACACCGCGGTGTGCTGGAGAAGGCTGCCGAGATTGCCGGGGCCGCGGGTTCGGTCCCCGACGGGCGTGCCCGTGGCGTTGCCGTGCACAAGAGCTTTGGCAGCTACGTGGCGCAAATCGCCGAGGTTTCCGAAGGTGCGAACGGCGAGCCTCGGGTACACCGTATCTGGTGCGCCGTGGATTGTGGCGTACCGGTCAATCCCGATGTCATTCGCGCCCAGATGGAGGGCGGGATTGGCTACGGCATCGGTGCGGTACTCTACGACGCCATTACCCTGGACCACGAAGGTAAGGTCGAGCAGGCCAACTTCGACCGCTACCGCTCCCTGCGAATCAACGAAATGCCCGAGGTGGAAGTTGCGGTGATTCCGTCCACCGAACCACCCACGGGTGTGGGCGAACCCGGTACGCCGCCGTCAGGGCCGGCCATTGCCAACGCTTGGCGCCGACTGACAGGGAAAAGTGTTCACCGGCTACCGCTTGTGCCGTTTACAGCGTAA
- a CDS encoding ABC transporter substrate-binding protein, translated as MTDPIPLRRHKGFTVRLGFVPLLDSAPLIIARELGLFFREGLDVELVREASWASLRDKISFGLLDGAHMLAPMPMAMSLATDRPRTPITMGMVLSRNGNGITVSSSLYPKLVECGADPNDPLASAKALVEVAQRRGSPIQLASVAPWSSHDLQLRDWVAAAGPDARNHLQIVPVSPVQMEDAFRAGAIEGCCVGEPWNSLLEWQDLGVILHAGHQIWQNSPEKVLGMRKDWADQHTEIHQRLIRVLLRACQWLDNPEHHAALRDILSDERYLGNQVKALDGHPFSLFHPRLHQHFFRDSANFPWLSQAHWLATRLARWGQLDEPSAADIRGIVKPALFRKAARSMGIDAPRIDAKTEGHHRLPYVLEGGDGPVNISGDSLLGEHIHHWPG; from the coding sequence ATGACTGACCCGATACCGCTTCGCAGGCATAAGGGTTTCACCGTCCGGTTGGGCTTCGTGCCACTGCTGGACAGCGCGCCCCTGATTATTGCCCGCGAATTGGGCCTGTTCTTTCGCGAAGGCCTGGATGTGGAGCTGGTTCGCGAAGCCTCCTGGGCATCGCTGCGCGATAAGATTTCCTTCGGTCTGCTCGACGGCGCCCATATGCTGGCGCCCATGCCCATGGCCATGTCCCTGGCCACGGACCGCCCCCGCACGCCGATCACCATGGGCATGGTGCTAAGCCGTAACGGCAACGGCATCACGGTGTCGTCGTCACTCTACCCGAAACTGGTGGAGTGCGGCGCCGATCCCAATGATCCGCTGGCCTCTGCAAAAGCGCTGGTGGAAGTCGCCCAGCGCCGCGGCTCACCAATCCAGCTAGCGTCGGTGGCCCCCTGGTCGAGCCATGACCTGCAACTCCGCGACTGGGTCGCAGCCGCGGGACCTGACGCACGCAACCACTTGCAGATTGTCCCTGTGTCTCCAGTGCAGATGGAGGATGCCTTCCGCGCCGGCGCCATCGAAGGCTGCTGTGTGGGCGAGCCCTGGAACAGCCTGCTGGAGTGGCAGGACCTGGGGGTCATCCTTCATGCTGGCCACCAGATCTGGCAGAACTCGCCGGAGAAGGTGTTGGGGATGCGCAAGGACTGGGCCGACCAACATACCGAAATCCACCAGCGCCTGATTCGCGTTTTACTGCGTGCCTGCCAGTGGCTGGATAATCCGGAACATCATGCGGCGCTGCGGGATATCCTTTCTGACGAGCGGTATCTCGGCAATCAGGTCAAGGCCTTGGATGGACACCCCTTCTCGCTGTTCCACCCGCGGCTTCACCAGCACTTCTTCCGGGATAGCGCGAATTTCCCCTGGCTCTCCCAGGCGCATTGGCTGGCCACGCGACTGGCCCGTTGGGGGCAACTGGATGAACCCTCAGCCGCGGACATCCGCGGTATCGTGAAGCCTGCCCTGTTCCGCAAGGCTGCACGCTCGATGGGTATCGATGCGCCTCGCATCGACGCCAAGACTGAAGGTCACCACCGGTTACCTTATGTGCTCGAAGGTGGGGATGGCCCGGTGAATATCTCGGGTGACAGCCTGTTGGGTGAGCATATTCATCATTGGCCGGGTTGA
- a CDS encoding ANTAR domain-containing response regulator: MIDFQPLRILLIDNDADRAAVVRKALVEEGHEVISQRPDATGLTAAVARDEPDMIIIDMDLPDRDTLENMSTLNAHAPRPIVFFAQEQSDRNTIQAAVRAGVSAYVVDGIQPKRVRGIIDTAVARFEMFQSLRTELEQTRTALEERKLIDRAKGLIMKREGCNEDEAYRVLQKAAMDHSQRIGQIAERVIAMFGDKDAEKIRRAS; the protein is encoded by the coding sequence ATGATTGATTTCCAACCCCTAAGAATCCTGTTAATCGACAACGACGCCGATCGTGCTGCGGTTGTGCGTAAGGCTCTGGTCGAAGAAGGCCATGAAGTCATTAGCCAGCGTCCAGATGCTACCGGCCTGACCGCCGCCGTCGCGCGGGACGAACCGGACATGATCATCATCGATATGGACCTGCCGGACCGGGATACGCTGGAGAACATGAGCACGCTGAATGCTCACGCGCCACGCCCGATCGTGTTCTTTGCCCAGGAGCAGAGTGATCGCAACACCATCCAGGCGGCCGTGCGCGCGGGTGTCAGCGCCTATGTGGTGGATGGCATCCAGCCTAAGCGGGTGCGCGGCATTATCGACACTGCGGTGGCCCGTTTCGAGATGTTCCAGTCGCTGCGTACGGAGCTGGAGCAGACACGCACCGCCCTGGAAGAGCGTAAGCTGATCGACCGCGCCAAGGGCCTGATCATGAAACGCGAAGGCTGCAACGAGGATGAGGCCTACCGGGTACTCCAGAAAGCGGCCATGGACCACAGCCAGCGCATCGGCCAGATCGCTGAGCGTGTCATCGCCATGTTCGGCGATAAAGACGCCGAAAAAATAAGACGCGCATCCTGA
- a CDS encoding (2Fe-2S)-binding protein, which translates to MAVSFELNGKQVSADVDPDTPLLWVIRDHFRLTGTKFGCGIAQCGACTVHMNGLTRRSCVTPVSQVDGGTVTTIEGLDGREAQAVQDAWVALDVPQCGFCQSGQVMSAAALLREIPNPTDENIDQAMAGNICRCATYARIRKAIHNAADTLEG; encoded by the coding sequence ATGGCCGTCAGTTTCGAACTCAATGGCAAGCAAGTTTCGGCGGATGTCGATCCGGATACACCCCTGCTGTGGGTGATCCGCGATCATTTCCGGCTCACCGGCACCAAGTTTGGCTGTGGCATTGCCCAGTGCGGTGCCTGCACCGTTCACATGAATGGACTAACGCGGCGTTCCTGCGTAACGCCGGTCTCGCAGGTTGATGGCGGAACGGTGACCACGATTGAAGGATTGGACGGGCGCGAGGCGCAAGCGGTCCAGGATGCCTGGGTTGCACTCGATGTGCCCCAATGCGGATTCTGCCAGTCCGGCCAGGTGATGTCGGCGGCGGCCCTGCTGCGGGAGATTCCGAATCCGACGGACGAGAACATCGACCAGGCGATGGCCGGCAATATCTGCCGGTGCGCGACCTACGCCCGCATCCGCAAGGCCATCCACAATGCCGCGGACACGTTGGAGGGTTGA
- a CDS encoding carbohydrate-binding protein, whose amino-acid sequence MIRLLDKLPLRILSALLIYSASCAANAAVIQAEDYDEFYDTTPGNSGDAYRADDVDIEGTADEGGGHNVGWIEASEWLAFNSITFPTTGTYTISLRVASADGGGSASVDLNAGSIVLGSVDIDNTGGWQNWKTVSFDVFVNAGTYNLGVYAQTGGWNLNWIDVSAHNSGEAIASVYQHCDYNGWTASLGEGRYDLGALQNLGFVNDDASSIQVADGYEAVLYADDNFSGGSVSVTGNDNCLVNEGVNDRVSSIVVRPAGNSGHGDAAWSDEFDTINLNNWSFEVGGGGWGNNELQYYTNGNNAYVEYDESAGSNVLVIEARRESGNDCWYGACQYTSTRLISRDKKAFGYGRVEARIKLTQTQGGWPAFWMLGSQNRWPASGEIDIMEHVNNEGAIYGTMHWEDNTGTLASYGGSTSADATAWHTYAIERDANEIRWYLDGNLYHVADISGGVNGTNELHNDFYLLLNFAVGGDWPGSPDGTSSFPQRMYVDYVRYYQ is encoded by the coding sequence ATGATCAGATTACTGGACAAGCTTCCTTTAAGAATCCTATCGGCCTTGCTGATTTATTCAGCCTCCTGCGCTGCGAATGCGGCGGTTATCCAGGCAGAGGATTACGATGAGTTCTACGACACGACCCCGGGAAATAGCGGCGATGCCTATCGCGCTGACGACGTCGACATCGAGGGCACGGCGGATGAGGGCGGTGGCCACAATGTGGGCTGGATCGAGGCCTCGGAATGGCTCGCCTTCAACTCGATCACGTTTCCCACAACCGGCACCTATACCATCAGTCTGCGTGTCGCCAGTGCTGATGGCGGCGGCTCGGCCTCGGTTGACCTGAACGCAGGCTCTATCGTTCTGGGTTCCGTGGATATCGATAATACGGGCGGTTGGCAAAACTGGAAGACCGTCTCGTTCGATGTATTCGTCAATGCCGGCACCTACAATCTTGGCGTTTATGCCCAAACCGGTGGCTGGAATCTCAACTGGATCGACGTCTCCGCACACAACAGCGGCGAGGCCATTGCCTCCGTCTACCAACACTGTGACTACAATGGCTGGACGGCTTCGCTGGGAGAAGGCCGGTATGACCTCGGCGCACTGCAAAATCTCGGTTTCGTAAACGATGATGCCTCATCCATCCAGGTGGCTGACGGCTACGAAGCGGTGCTCTATGCGGACGACAACTTCAGCGGCGGGTCCGTATCAGTAACGGGTAACGACAATTGTCTCGTCAACGAGGGCGTCAATGATCGGGTGTCTTCCATCGTTGTCCGTCCTGCCGGCAACAGCGGGCACGGCGACGCGGCCTGGAGTGATGAGTTCGACACTATCAACCTCAACAACTGGTCCTTCGAAGTCGGCGGCGGTGGCTGGGGCAACAACGAGCTCCAGTATTACACCAACGGCAACAACGCATACGTCGAGTACGACGAAAGCGCTGGCAGCAACGTGCTTGTCATCGAGGCGCGGCGCGAAAGCGGTAACGACTGCTGGTACGGCGCCTGTCAGTACACCTCAACCCGTCTGATCTCACGCGACAAGAAGGCATTCGGTTACGGACGTGTGGAGGCGCGTATCAAATTGACGCAAACCCAGGGCGGGTGGCCAGCCTTCTGGATGCTGGGCAGCCAGAATAGATGGCCGGCCTCGGGTGAAATCGACATCATGGAGCACGTGAATAACGAGGGCGCTATCTACGGCACCATGCACTGGGAAGACAACACAGGAACGTTAGCCAGTTACGGCGGCTCCACCAGCGCCGATGCCACCGCTTGGCACACCTACGCTATAGAACGCGATGCCAATGAAATACGCTGGTATCTGGACGGCAACCTATACCATGTCGCCGACATCTCCGGCGGCGTCAATGGAACCAATGAGCTCCACAACGACTTCTATCTGTTGCTGAACTTCGCCGTGGGCGGCGACTGGCCTGGAAGCCCCGACGGAACCAGCTCATTCCCCCAAAGAATGTACGTGGACTACGTGCGCTACTATCAATAG
- a CDS encoding nitrate reductase, whose translation MNDKPNKVCKTTCPYCGVGCGVEARDGAPVLGDRQHPANFGRLCVKGSSLHETLGETGRLLYPKINRQRVAWSQAISAVADAVRASIARYGTDSVAFYLSGQLLTEDYYVANKLAKGFLGTPHVDTNSRLCMSSAVAAHKRAFGADVVPGCYEDLELADLLVLVGSNAAWNHPILYQRMKDAARDGRKVVVIDPRQTATSELADIHLSLKPGSDALLFNGLLSWLASHDALDQDYIERHCSGFQGALEAAGASAPSLEAVAEGCDLAVADVERFFRWFAETARTVTVFSQGVNQSSSGTDKGNAIINCHLATGRVGKPGASPFSITGQPNAMGGREVGGLANTLAAHMNYETPGDAERVAHFWDSPGLANGPGYKAVDLFDAVHRGQIKVLWIMATNPAVSLPNNARVREALARCPTVIVSDCTADTDTAAYADILLPAAGWGEKDGTVTNSERRISRQRRFLPLAGEARPDWWIMSSVARELGYGDAFDYNCPADIFREHARLSAFENTARPFDLGGLSGLSNDQYESLEPIQWPVNDRFPSGRTRIFDDGQFATTDGRAGFVAIQPQAPVTKADTDYPMIVNSGRIRDQWHTMTRTGRAARLWQHRAEPFIDVHPNDLEKRGLNAGQLGRLQGPAGEFIGRIQAVTEQREGEVFIPIHWNQQFSAQALASDLMAAVVDPVSGQPESKHGVARLEAFEARWEARLLCRPGHTGLWQADQWSKVPLDGCESWWLAGKDEADWSDWAARWLGGTPQLEMSDAAAGRYRAARFHQGRLLAVLIAEPAGGSLPDLAWLAQCFTRDELTAGERRAILAGRDAEQPDIGPVVCSCFQVGEKQIDAAIRDGADSVDALGAAMKCGTNCGSCVPELKKRVEQARIDDLEAAGK comes from the coding sequence GTGAACGACAAGCCCAATAAGGTGTGCAAGACAACCTGCCCCTACTGTGGCGTGGGCTGCGGTGTCGAGGCCCGCGACGGGGCGCCGGTACTTGGCGACAGGCAGCATCCGGCAAATTTCGGTCGCCTTTGTGTCAAAGGCTCAAGCCTGCATGAGACGCTCGGCGAGACCGGGCGCTTGCTCTACCCGAAGATCAACCGCCAGCGGGTGGCGTGGTCGCAGGCGATAAGCGCTGTTGCCGACGCTGTCCGCGCCTCCATCGCACGGTATGGTACTGATTCCGTCGCCTTCTACCTGTCCGGCCAACTGCTGACCGAGGACTACTACGTCGCCAACAAGTTGGCCAAAGGCTTTCTGGGAACGCCACATGTCGATACCAATTCGCGGCTTTGTATGTCCTCGGCGGTGGCCGCGCATAAACGGGCATTCGGTGCCGACGTGGTGCCGGGGTGTTATGAGGACCTGGAACTGGCGGATCTGCTGGTGCTGGTCGGCAGCAATGCTGCGTGGAATCATCCGATCCTTTATCAGCGCATGAAGGACGCCGCACGGGACGGACGCAAGGTGGTGGTGATCGATCCACGTCAGACCGCAACCAGCGAGCTGGCGGATATTCACTTGAGCCTAAAGCCAGGCTCCGACGCACTGCTGTTCAACGGATTGCTGAGCTGGTTGGCCTCGCATGACGCGCTGGACCAGGACTACATCGAACGCCATTGTTCCGGTTTCCAGGGCGCGCTCGAAGCTGCGGGCGCCTCGGCGCCGTCGCTTGAGGCCGTCGCCGAGGGCTGCGATTTAGCGGTGGCGGACGTCGAGCGATTCTTTCGCTGGTTTGCCGAAACCGCCCGCACGGTTACGGTTTTTTCCCAGGGGGTGAATCAGTCGAGTTCGGGTACCGACAAGGGTAATGCCATCATTAACTGTCACCTGGCGACGGGCCGGGTGGGTAAACCGGGCGCCTCACCCTTTTCCATCACCGGTCAGCCCAACGCCATGGGCGGACGTGAGGTAGGCGGCCTGGCCAACACGCTCGCGGCGCACATGAATTATGAAACCCCCGGCGATGCCGAGCGCGTCGCCCATTTCTGGGACTCGCCGGGTTTGGCCAATGGCCCGGGATACAAGGCGGTGGACCTGTTCGATGCGGTGCATCGGGGGCAGATCAAGGTGCTTTGGATAATGGCGACCAATCCGGCGGTGAGTCTGCCGAATAATGCCAGAGTGCGCGAAGCCCTTGCGCGCTGCCCGACCGTGATCGTCTCCGACTGCACTGCGGATACGGACACCGCGGCCTATGCGGACATCCTGTTACCGGCCGCCGGCTGGGGCGAGAAGGACGGTACCGTGACCAATTCCGAGCGTCGGATTTCCCGGCAGAGACGTTTCCTGCCGCTGGCCGGCGAGGCGCGTCCCGACTGGTGGATCATGAGTAGTGTCGCCCGCGAATTGGGTTATGGCGACGCTTTCGATTATAACTGTCCGGCGGATATTTTTCGTGAACATGCGCGCTTGTCTGCCTTCGAGAACACCGCCCGGCCATTCGATCTGGGTGGCTTGAGCGGGCTTAGCAACGACCAATACGAGTCTTTGGAACCGATTCAGTGGCCGGTCAACGACCGGTTCCCCTCTGGCCGCACACGCATCTTCGATGACGGTCAGTTCGCCACCACTGATGGTCGTGCGGGTTTTGTTGCGATACAGCCGCAAGCGCCGGTGACAAAAGCGGACACCGACTATCCTATGATCGTTAACAGCGGCCGCATCCGCGACCAGTGGCACACCATGACCCGCACGGGCCGTGCTGCCCGGTTGTGGCAGCACCGGGCGGAGCCATTTATCGACGTGCATCCGAACGACCTGGAAAAACGGGGACTGAATGCCGGGCAGTTGGGACGCCTGCAGGGGCCGGCGGGTGAGTTTATCGGGCGGATCCAGGCGGTGACGGAACAGCGCGAAGGCGAAGTGTTTATCCCGATTCACTGGAACCAGCAGTTTTCCGCCCAGGCCCTGGCATCCGATCTGATGGCAGCGGTCGTGGACCCGGTCTCCGGCCAGCCGGAATCCAAACACGGCGTGGCCCGTCTGGAAGCCTTCGAGGCCCGCTGGGAGGCTCGTCTTTTGTGCCGGCCAGGGCATACCGGACTCTGGCAGGCCGATCAGTGGTCCAAGGTTCCGTTGGACGGCTGTGAGAGCTGGTGGCTGGCGGGTAAAGACGAGGCGGACTGGTCGGACTGGGCCGCGCGCTGGTTGGGTGGAACACCCCAGCTGGAGATGTCCGACGCAGCGGCCGGTCGTTATCGTGCGGCCCGGTTCCACCAGGGCCGTTTGCTCGCCGTGTTGATTGCCGAGCCGGCCGGCGGCTCGTTGCCCGATCTTGCCTGGCTGGCCCAGTGCTTTACCCGCGACGAACTGACCGCCGGCGAGCGCCGCGCCATCCTGGCCGGTCGGGATGCGGAACAACCGGATATTGGACCGGTCGTTTGCAGTTGTTTCCAGGTGGGAGAGAAACAGATCGATGCCGCGATCCGTGACGGCGCCGACTCAGTCGATGCTCTGGGTGCGGCGATGAAATGCGGGACCAACTGCGGCTCGTGCGTGCCTGAACTAAAGAAGCGAGTGGAACAGGCGCGCATCGACGACCTCGAAGCCGCCGGAAAGTGA
- a CDS encoding DUF4087 domain-containing protein has product MAYMTRFTLLLSLLLFQGCAIAKETRCGWLDNPSPGNYWLSDKDGTWIIARQGAEQAEGVELLTPQRETDFVNMNYGYGYSCACIRVEANHDTQLIEKIYKYKQLSLEQCLDDDSIKKRNIRLRSPGERN; this is encoded by the coding sequence ATGGCATATATGACTAGATTTACCTTGCTGCTATCGCTGTTACTTTTTCAGGGTTGCGCAATCGCAAAGGAGACCCGGTGTGGATGGTTAGATAACCCTTCTCCTGGAAACTACTGGCTCTCAGACAAAGATGGTACTTGGATCATAGCGCGCCAAGGTGCTGAACAAGCCGAGGGCGTCGAACTGTTGACGCCTCAAAGGGAAACTGATTTCGTTAACATGAATTATGGATATGGCTATTCATGTGCTTGCATTCGCGTTGAAGCCAATCACGACACACAACTGATAGAAAAAATATATAAATACAAACAGCTATCCCTAGAGCAATGCCTAGACGACGACAGTATCAAGAAACGAAATATTAGACTTCGCTCCCCTGGAGAGCGGAATTGA